A stretch of the Lactuca sativa cultivar Salinas chromosome 9, Lsat_Salinas_v11, whole genome shotgun sequence genome encodes the following:
- the LOC111912705 gene encoding uncharacterized protein LOC111912705, with protein MGFVCLFFSLSELGICSSFWMGGGVGVGGGGQTVVLQKAENKLIFIRLHRDKDTSFKVQTFKVLLHYQIYDIPNDINSAVEILEFVKVVDCYPNTFIAYNIMLTIPVTVASAERKASTWANASQLRSLFCHLLLFCEISSPLLLWNTTCDRMKDDYLHTLRAELPNKTVTFAAGIVEQQLLHDLDDTLRSAIPSKSMADFGLPVPSVDHNDLLPKLNRDQLSTYNKVIASIENKKQALIFVYGHGGTRKTFLWTNILSYLRSIRKIALAVAASGIASLLLPSGTATHSRFKIPIDLNDKKSCDIKKRTFLGDLMQRTTLIIWDEAPTSDRRCFEFLDRSLRDVLDCDEKPFGGISVLLGGDFLLTLPFLPKSTRSEIIALSLPSSYLWTYFIIYFLHTNMRLESSNTIPHTSMTLSDFGTWFLAIGNGHIGVPDKDDPRDSSWIQIPSSLLISPSPNSLQTLIDFVYGDDTLNQPTASHLSARAIVCPTNDSADEINAHVLRMVTTAARVYNNTDTMQPNGKHTSDLEGISIEYLNQLSFPGIPPHELLLKVDCLIMLLRNINQKEGLCNGTQMIVSQLLL; from the exons TTGCAGAAGGCTGAAAATAAACTGATATTCATACGCCTACACAGGGACAAGGACACCAG CTTCAAAGTTCAAACATTCAAAGTATTACTACACTACCAGATATATGACATTCCTAATGATATAAATTCTGCTGTTGAAATTTTGGAGTTTGTTAAAGTTGTTGATTGTTACCCAAATACTTTTATTGCATATAACATTATGTTAACCATTCCTGTCACTGTTGCGTCTGCAGAGAGAA AAGCTTCAACGTGGGCAAACGCATCGCAGCTACGATCACTTTTCTGTCATCTACTCCTTTTCTGTGAGATTAGCAGTCCACTTTTGCTGTGGAACACTACGTGTGATAGGATGAAAGATGACTACTTACATACCCTGAGAGCTGAATTACCAAATAAGACGGTAACCTTTGCTGCTGGGATTGTTGAACAACAACTCCTTCATGATTTAGATGACACGCTCCGGTCTGCTATCCCATCTAAATCAATGGCAGACTTTGGTCTTCCTGTTCCGTCAGTCGAT CACAATGATCTATTGCCAAAGCTAAATCGTGACCAACTATCAACTTACAACAAAGTCATTGCTTCCATAGAGAACAAAAAACAAGCACTAATATTTGTTTATGGACACGGTGGCACTCGTAAAACATTCTTATGGACGAATATTCTTTCCTATTTGAGATCGATAAGGAAGATCGCTTTGGCTGTTGCTGCTTCCGGAATCGCATCGCTTTTGTTACCTTCTGGGACAGCCACACACTCAAGGTTCAAAATACCTATTGATTTAAACGACAAAAAATCATGCGATATAAAAAAACGTACCTTCCTTGGCGATCTTATGCAGCGAACAACACTCATAATTTGGGATGAAGCACCAACGAGTGATAGAAGATGCTTCGAATTTTTGGACCGCTCACTTAGGGATGTGTTAGACTGCGACGAAAAACCATTTGGAGGCATATCGGTACTTCTTGGTGGTGATTTCCTCCTAACTCTACCTTTTCTACCTAAGAGCACACGTTCAGAAATTATAGCACTAAGTCTACCAAGTTCGTATTTATGGACATATTTTATAATTTACTTTTTACATACAAACATGAGACTTGAGTCCTCTAACACAATACCCCACACCTCAATGACTTTATCCGACTTTGGCACATGGTTCTTAGCTATTGGTAATGGACATATAGGTGTACCTGACAAAGATGACCCACGAGACTCAAGCTGGATACAAATCCCATCTTCACTCCTAATATCACCTTCCCCTAATTCCTTACAGACCTTAATAGATTTCGTGTATGGGGATGATACACTTAATCAACCAACTGCGTCACACCTTTCAGCAAGAGCAATAGTTTGTCCCACAAATGATTCAGCAGACGAGATAAACGCTCACGTTTTGAGAATGGTCACAACAGCTGCCAGGGTATACAATAACACAGACACCATGCAACCCAATGGAAAACACACATCGGATTTGGAAGGCATCTCAATCGAATATCTAAACCAATTAAGCTTTCCAGGAATACCACCCCACGAGCTTCTACTTAAGGTAGACTGCTTGATAATGCTTTTAAGAAACATAAATCAGAAGGAAGGTTTATGCAACGGTACCCAGATGATTGTTTCACAATTGTTACTGTAA